One Diabrotica virgifera virgifera chromosome 3, PGI_DIABVI_V3a genomic window carries:
- the LOC126882682 gene encoding uncharacterized protein LOC126882682 produces the protein MTDNDQTMPNDNATPYEGNDHPIIARVGIKAPEFWRNEPELWFLRLEAQFRQAKITSDNCKFDHTVASLNSDILIEVADIVKNPTAGNAYTQLKARLLERYGISSDDRIHRLMELTLGDLKPTQLLHRMQALATDSISTQVLKNFWLDRLPPSVRSVISVLDGDLEELAKKADKYLRCSNFPVMAVTESPILDKAVAALNDQVSALSNRLAVAEEWQQIQMVKSAKSSSDEQCYYHRRFGAQAKKCRPPCSFTKNDERAQ, from the coding sequence ATGACAGATAACGACCAAACAATGCCAAACGATAATGCTACACCATACGAAGGCAATGATCACCCAATAATTGCACGGGTAGGCATAAAAGCTCCAGAGTTTTGGCGCAATGAACCAGAACTATGGTTTCTTCGGCTGGAGGCGCAGTTCCGACAAGCCAAAATAACATCTGACAACTGCAAATTCGATCATACTGTTGCTAGTTTAAACAGTGACATACTAATAGAAGTGGCGGATATTGTAAAGAATCCAACTGCTGGCAATGCCTATACACAACTGAAAGCTCGCCTTCTCGAAAGGTATGGCATTAGCTCAGATGACAGGATCCACAGATTAATGGAGCTCACTCTGGGTGACTTAAAACCCACTCAACTACTCCACAGAATGCAAGCTCTGGCCACGGATAGCATTAGTACACaagttctaaaaaatttttgGTTGGACCGCCTACCACCTTCGGTTCGAAGTGTTATATCTGTTCTTGATGGAGATCTAGAAGAGCTTGCTAAGAAAGCCGATAAGTACCTCCGATGTTCCAATTTTCCAGTCATGGCTGTTACCGAAAGCCCTATCTTAGACAAAGCAGTGGCTGCATTGAATGACCAAGTGAGCGCTTTATCCAACAGATTAGCTGTAGCTGAAGAATGGCAACAGATTCAAATGGTCAAGAGTGCCAAGTCATCATCTGACGAGCAGTGTTACTACCATCGAAGATTTGGTGCACAAGCAAAGAAATGTAGACCACCCTGCAGTTTTACAAAAAACGACGAAAGGGCGCAGTAA